The proteins below are encoded in one region of Pseudomonas putida NBRC 14164:
- a CDS encoding gamma-glutamyl-gamma-aminobutyrate hydrolase family protein — translation MSNSNIGNKQPSLRKPVVLMTMGSQERKGHDYQVMTHKYITPLVEFSDCVPVLVPTCCGTEDLDTYLDMADGVYLTGAGSNIDPALYGQENETPGKGQDQNRDLFDIPLVKAAIKRGLPIFGICRGMQEINVALGGDIYQKVYAEPGFNDHRENPEDPVEVQYAQVHGVKIKPGSWLRDTLGTDEIRVNSLHGQGLRTLGAGIEAIALAEDGLVEAIHAPSISPFLFAVQWHPEWQAAKNPDSIKMFQAFGDACRAQVRKAQIKRQHAA, via the coding sequence ATGTCCAACAGCAACATTGGCAACAAGCAACCTTCCCTGCGCAAACCCGTCGTCCTGATGACCATGGGCAGCCAAGAGCGCAAAGGCCATGACTATCAGGTCATGACCCACAAATACATCACCCCGCTGGTCGAGTTCTCTGATTGCGTCCCGGTTCTGGTGCCCACCTGCTGCGGCACTGAAGACCTCGATACCTATCTGGACATGGCCGACGGCGTGTACCTGACCGGCGCCGGCAGCAACATCGACCCGGCCCTGTACGGCCAGGAGAACGAAACCCCAGGCAAAGGCCAGGACCAGAACCGCGACCTGTTCGATATCCCGCTGGTGAAAGCGGCGATCAAGCGTGGTCTGCCGATTTTCGGCATCTGCCGTGGCATGCAGGAAATCAACGTGGCCCTGGGTGGCGACATCTACCAGAAGGTATACGCCGAGCCTGGCTTCAACGACCACCGGGAAAACCCGGAAGACCCGGTTGAAGTGCAGTACGCCCAGGTACATGGTGTGAAGATCAAGCCAGGCAGCTGGCTGCGTGACACCCTGGGTACCGACGAAATTCGCGTCAACTCGCTGCATGGCCAAGGCCTGCGCACCCTTGGCGCCGGCATCGAAGCCATCGCCCTGGCCGAAGACGGCCTGGTCGAGGCCATTCACGCCCCGAGCATTTCGCCCTTCCTGTTCGCTGTGCAGTGGCACCCGGAGTGGCAAGCTGCGAAGAACCCAGATTCGATCAAGATGTTCCAGGCCTTCGGCGATGCTTGCCGTGCCCAGGTACGCAAGGCGCAAATCAAGCGCCAGCACGCTGCCTGA
- a CDS encoding amino acid ABC transporter ATP-binding protein, translated as MTAPLSIASLAPEPDPRPVLIRIEGLNKHYGAFQVLHNIDLQVREGERIVLCGPSGSGKSTLIRCINRLEVAQQGNIQVDGIDLAATTREAAQVRSDIGMVFQHFNLFPHMSVLDNCLLAPTSVRGLSRKDAEERARMYLSKVGIESQAHKYPSQLSGGQQQRVAIARALCMKPRIMLFDEPTSALDPEMVAEVLDVLVQLAGTGMTMLCVTHEMGFARQVAERVLFLEGGQIIEDSPPQVFFNQPRTERAKAFLAQILH; from the coding sequence ATGACCGCACCACTGAGCATTGCAAGCCTTGCCCCCGAGCCCGACCCACGCCCGGTGCTGATCCGCATCGAAGGCCTGAACAAGCACTACGGCGCTTTCCAGGTGCTACACAACATCGACCTGCAGGTGCGCGAAGGCGAACGCATCGTGCTGTGTGGGCCGTCCGGCTCGGGCAAGTCGACCTTGATCCGCTGCATCAACCGCCTGGAGGTAGCCCAGCAGGGCAACATCCAGGTGGACGGCATCGACCTGGCGGCCACTACCCGTGAAGCGGCGCAGGTGCGCAGCGACATCGGCATGGTGTTCCAGCATTTCAACCTGTTCCCGCACATGAGCGTGCTCGACAACTGCCTGCTGGCACCCACCAGCGTACGCGGGCTGTCGCGCAAGGACGCCGAAGAACGGGCGCGCATGTACCTGAGCAAGGTGGGTATCGAAAGCCAGGCGCACAAGTACCCCAGCCAGCTGTCAGGCGGCCAGCAGCAGCGCGTGGCGATTGCCCGGGCCCTGTGCATGAAGCCGCGCATAATGCTGTTTGACGAGCCTACCTCGGCGCTGGACCCGGAAATGGTCGCCGAGGTGCTGGATGTACTGGTGCAGCTGGCCGGCACGGGCATGACCATGCTTTGCGTCACCCATGAAATGGGCTTTGCCCGGCAAGTGGCCGAGCGGGTGCTGTTCCTTGAGGGTGGGCAGATCATCGAAGACAGCCCACCGCAGGTGTTCTTCAACCAGCCGCGTACCGAGCGCGCCAAGGCGTTCCTGGCGCAGATACTGCACTGA
- a CDS encoding NAD(P)/FAD-dependent oxidoreductase translates to MHCQTLVLGAGIVGVSTALHLQARGRQVVLIDRDEPGSGTSHGNAGLIERSSVIPYAFPRQFGALLRYGLNRQPDVRYSLAHLPKAAPWLWRYWRQSAPGRLAGAAADMLPLVQRCVEEHDALIKAAGLEGLVQAKGWIEVFRDPALFEQAKADAKGLSRYGLQFEILECGQLQAREHQLDATVVGGIHWLDPKTVNNPGALTRGYAALFQQRGGQFLHGDARSLRQANGKWRVESRRGPITADEVVACLGPQSADLFSGLGYQIPLAIKRGYHMHYSTRDGAMLEHSICDTQGGYVLAPMARGVRLTTGIEFDASSAPGNQIQLGRCEALARKLFPALGERLDDTPWLGRRPCLPDMRPVIGPAARHPGLWFNFGHAHHGLTLGPVSGRLVAELITGERPFTDPAPYSATRFD, encoded by the coding sequence ATGCATTGCCAGACCCTTGTCCTCGGCGCCGGCATCGTCGGCGTCAGCACCGCCCTGCACCTGCAGGCCCGCGGGCGCCAGGTCGTCCTGATCGACCGCGATGAACCCGGCAGCGGCACCAGCCACGGCAACGCCGGGCTGATCGAGCGCTCCAGCGTCATCCCCTACGCCTTTCCCCGGCAGTTCGGCGCATTGTTGCGCTACGGCCTGAACCGCCAGCCCGACGTGCGCTACAGCCTGGCACACCTGCCCAAGGCCGCGCCGTGGCTGTGGCGCTACTGGCGCCAGTCGGCCCCCGGGCGCCTGGCCGGGGCCGCCGCCGACATGCTGCCGCTGGTGCAGCGCTGCGTCGAAGAACACGACGCGCTGATCAAAGCCGCCGGCCTTGAAGGGCTGGTGCAGGCCAAAGGCTGGATCGAAGTGTTCCGCGACCCGGCCCTGTTCGAGCAGGCCAAGGCCGACGCCAAAGGCCTGAGCCGCTATGGCCTGCAATTTGAAATCCTCGAATGCGGGCAGTTGCAGGCCCGCGAGCATCAGCTGGACGCCACCGTGGTCGGCGGCATCCACTGGCTCGACCCCAAGACCGTGAACAACCCCGGCGCCCTCACCCGCGGCTATGCGGCGCTGTTCCAGCAGCGCGGTGGGCAGTTCCTGCATGGTGATGCGCGCAGCCTGCGCCAGGCCAACGGCAAATGGCGGGTAGAGAGCCGCCGTGGCCCGATTACCGCCGACGAGGTGGTGGCCTGCCTCGGCCCGCAGTCGGCTGACCTGTTCAGCGGCCTGGGCTACCAGATTCCGCTGGCGATCAAGCGCGGCTACCACATGCACTACAGCACCCGTGACGGTGCGATGCTTGAGCATTCAATCTGCGACACCCAGGGCGGCTACGTGCTGGCGCCAATGGCGCGCGGTGTGCGCTTGACCACCGGCATCGAGTTCGACGCCAGCAGCGCGCCGGGCAACCAGATCCAGCTGGGCCGCTGTGAGGCCTTGGCGCGCAAGCTGTTCCCGGCCTTGGGTGAACGCCTGGACGACACGCCTTGGCTGGGCCGCCGCCCATGCCTGCCCGACATGCGCCCGGTGATCGGCCCGGCAGCCCGCCACCCGGGGCTGTGGTTCAACTTTGGCCACGCGCACCACGGCCTCACCCTGGGCCCGGTCAGCGGCCGGCTGGTGGCCGAGCTGATCACCGGAGAGCGCCCTTTCACCGACCCCGCGCCCTACAGCGCGACTCGTTTCGACTGA
- a CDS encoding ABC transporter permease, with protein MSFEQLLALVVDPDLLERYGPRFLDGLLVTAKLVAISFTLGAVLGLLLALARMSRSLLLQRMAAGYVYFFRGSPLLAQLFLLYYGLGSLKGFWQDVGLWWFFREAWFCTLLAFTLNTAAYQAEIFRGSLMAVAPGQHEAARALNLKRSTTFFKVILPQSLLVAIGPLGNELILMIKASAIASLVTIYDLMGVTKLAFSRSFDFQIYLWAAVLYLVIVELVRRLLKHLEGRLGRHLN; from the coding sequence ATGAGCTTTGAACAACTGCTGGCACTGGTGGTGGACCCAGACCTGCTGGAACGCTACGGCCCGCGCTTCCTCGACGGCCTGCTGGTAACCGCCAAACTGGTGGCCATTTCCTTCACCCTGGGCGCCGTACTCGGCCTGTTGCTAGCCCTGGCGCGCATGTCGCGCAGCCTGCTGCTGCAGCGCATGGCCGCCGGCTACGTGTACTTCTTCCGCGGCTCGCCGCTGCTGGCCCAGCTGTTCCTGCTGTACTACGGTCTGGGTTCGCTCAAGGGCTTCTGGCAGGACGTCGGCCTGTGGTGGTTTTTCCGCGAAGCGTGGTTCTGCACCTTGCTGGCCTTCACCCTGAACACCGCTGCCTACCAGGCGGAGATCTTCCGCGGCAGCCTGATGGCCGTCGCGCCGGGGCAGCATGAGGCGGCGCGGGCACTGAACCTGAAGCGCTCGACCACCTTTTTCAAGGTGATTCTGCCGCAGTCGTTGCTGGTGGCCATCGGCCCGCTGGGCAACGAACTGATCCTGATGATCAAGGCCAGCGCAATTGCCTCGCTGGTGACCATCTACGACCTGATGGGCGTAACCAAACTGGCGTTCTCGCGCAGTTTCGACTTCCAGATCTACCTGTGGGCCGCCGTGCTCTACCTGGTGATCGTCGAACTGGTGCGGCGCCTGCTGAAACATCTGGAAGGCCGCCTGGGCCGCCACCTGAACTGA
- a CDS encoding ABC transporter permease, which yields MLDQLSLLSFASGGWGQALLAGALVTVSLALACLPIGLPLGLLVALAARSRKRLPRAWATTFSTVFRGLPELLTLLIIYYGCQIAAQKILAAMGYQGEFLINTFLAAMIAFSLVFAAFSSEIWLAAFKTLPKGQLEACSALGLSKRTVFFKVLLPQLTRIALPGLSNNWLSLLKDTSLVSTISLVDLMRQTNLAVSVTKEPMFFYGVACLGYLLFAALSGRVFAFIERRSNRHLLGARA from the coding sequence ATGCTCGATCAATTGTCCTTGCTGTCCTTCGCCAGCGGAGGCTGGGGCCAGGCGCTGCTGGCCGGCGCCCTGGTGACTGTTTCACTGGCACTGGCCTGCCTGCCCATCGGCCTGCCGCTGGGCCTGCTGGTAGCGCTGGCAGCGCGCTCGCGCAAGCGCCTGCCACGGGCCTGGGCCACCACATTCTCTACGGTGTTCCGCGGCCTGCCCGAACTGCTGACACTGCTGATCATCTATTACGGCTGCCAGATCGCCGCGCAGAAAATCCTCGCGGCCATGGGCTATCAGGGTGAATTCCTGATCAACACCTTCCTCGCCGCGATGATCGCCTTCAGCCTGGTGTTCGCCGCGTTCTCAAGCGAGATCTGGCTGGCCGCCTTCAAGACCCTGCCCAAGGGCCAGCTGGAGGCCTGCTCGGCATTGGGCCTGAGCAAGCGCACCGTCTTCTTCAAGGTGCTGCTGCCACAACTGACCCGCATCGCCCTGCCCGGCCTGTCGAACAACTGGCTGTCGCTGCTCAAGGACACTTCGCTGGTGTCGACCATTTCGCTGGTCGACCTGATGCGCCAGACCAACCTGGCCGTCAGCGTGACCAAGGAGCCGATGTTCTTCTATGGCGTCGCCTGCCTGGGTTACCTGCTGTTCGCAGCGCTTTCCGGGCGCGTGTTCGCCTTCATCGAACGGCGCAGTAACCGCCACCTGCTAGGAGCACGGGCATGA
- a CDS encoding transporter substrate-binding domain-containing protein has protein sequence MNKTMALVGACALLLTGAASAETLRFATEGAYPPFNYVDADNKLHGFDIDITHALCEQMKVECTLVAQDWEGIIPALMARKYDAVVASMINTEERRKKIAFTDHYYRTPLTVAVAKDSKIDSAQTDFVGYTVGAQSSSTQAIYAEDVYGKAGADVKLYPTMDEANADLAAGRLDGVIADKFPLHEWMTKNGGDCCKILGDVADTKADAAIAVRKDDEALRQRLNTALQQIVANGTYQKIASKYFAFDIYN, from the coding sequence ATGAACAAGACCATGGCCTTGGTGGGTGCGTGTGCCCTGCTGCTGACGGGTGCCGCCAGTGCCGAAACCCTGCGCTTCGCCACCGAGGGTGCCTACCCGCCCTTCAACTATGTAGACGCCGATAACAAGCTGCACGGCTTCGATATCGACATCACCCATGCCCTGTGCGAACAGATGAAAGTCGAGTGCACGCTGGTGGCCCAGGACTGGGAAGGCATCATCCCCGCCCTGATGGCGCGCAAGTACGACGCCGTCGTCGCGTCGATGATCAATACCGAAGAGCGCCGCAAGAAAATCGCCTTCACCGACCACTACTACCGCACCCCGCTGACCGTCGCAGTCGCCAAGGACAGCAAGATCGACAGCGCCCAGACCGACTTCGTCGGCTACACCGTCGGTGCCCAGTCGTCGTCAACCCAGGCTATTTACGCCGAAGACGTGTATGGCAAGGCCGGGGCCGATGTGAAGCTGTACCCGACCATGGATGAAGCCAACGCCGACCTGGCCGCCGGGCGCCTGGACGGGGTAATTGCCGATAAATTCCCGCTGCACGAGTGGATGACCAAGAACGGCGGGGATTGCTGCAAGATCCTCGGCGACGTGGCCGACACCAAGGCCGATGCCGCCATTGCCGTGCGCAAGGACGACGAAGCCCTGCGCCAGCGCCTGAACACCGCGCTGCAACAGATCGTGGCCAACGGCACGTACCAGAAGATCGCCAGCAAGTACTTCGCTTTCGATATCTACAACTGA
- a CDS encoding MurR/RpiR family transcriptional regulator: MSQPIKQRLENSLEGAAASGRKIATYMLANLHELPFQTSASIAAKLGVSESSVGRFCRSLGYAHLKALKQDLQNDLGDGPWLVGDRLQDYRQNQDASDNAGSLELEIAALMRVHEYRQSPTWHSVAQRLASKPRVFIAGFQTERGIAMCMSHLLQYLRDGVQLVDISAGHFGEVLLGRAEDSALVVFEARRYSRHALLLCQKAREAGIAVTLVTDTFCDWADANADEVFRIPTEFNLFWESTSTMLSWVHLMVNEVCKKLGPDVEKRLEATAALHNEFVGYTSWPTGKQQ; this comes from the coding sequence ATGAGCCAACCGATCAAGCAACGCCTGGAAAACAGCCTCGAAGGGGCCGCTGCCTCGGGCCGCAAGATCGCCACCTACATGCTCGCCAACCTGCACGAACTGCCGTTCCAGACCTCCGCCAGCATTGCCGCCAAGCTGGGCGTCAGCGAATCGAGCGTCGGGCGCTTCTGCCGCTCACTCGGTTATGCCCACCTCAAGGCGCTTAAGCAAGACCTGCAGAACGACCTGGGCGACGGCCCATGGCTGGTGGGCGACCGCCTGCAAGATTACCGCCAGAACCAGGACGCCAGTGACAACGCCGGCAGCCTGGAGCTGGAAATCGCCGCCTTGATGCGTGTGCACGAGTACCGCCAAAGCCCCACCTGGCACAGCGTAGCGCAACGCCTGGCGAGCAAGCCGCGGGTGTTCATCGCCGGTTTCCAGACCGAGCGCGGCATCGCCATGTGCATGAGCCACCTGCTGCAGTACCTGCGCGATGGCGTGCAACTGGTGGACATCAGCGCCGGGCACTTCGGCGAGGTGCTGCTGGGCCGTGCCGAAGACAGCGCCCTGGTGGTGTTCGAGGCGCGCCGTTATTCCCGCCACGCCCTGCTGCTGTGCCAGAAGGCACGCGAGGCGGGCATTGCGGTCACCCTGGTGACCGACACCTTCTGTGACTGGGCCGATGCCAACGCCGACGAGGTGTTCCGCATCCCCACCGAGTTCAATCTGTTCTGGGAATCCACCTCGACGATGCTGTCGTGGGTACACCTGATGGTCAACGAGGTCTGCAAGAAACTCGGGCCTGATGTTGAAAAACGCTTGGAAGCGACTGCCGCTCTACATAACGAATTCGTCGGCTACACCTCGTGGCCGACGGGCAAACAACAATAG
- a CDS encoding Ldh family oxidoreductase codes for MSAPSTSTVVRMPFTELQGLLQAIFQRHDCSESVARVLAYNCASAQRDGAHSHGVFRMPGYVSTLASGWVDGQATPKVSDVAAGYVRVDAAGGFAQPALAAARELLVAKARNAGIAVLAIHNSHHFAALWPDVEPFADEGLVALSVVNSMTCVVPHGARKPLFGTNPIAFAAPCAEHDPIVFDMATSAMAHGDVQIAARAGQQLPEGMGVDANGEPTTDPLAILEGGALLPFGGHKGSALSMMVELLAAALTGGNFSWEFDWSGHPGAKTPWTGQLLIVIDPGKAEGEQFAQRSRELVEQMQAVGLTRMPGERRYREREVAEEEGVALTEQELQGLKALLG; via the coding sequence ATGTCCGCACCTTCCACCAGCACCGTCGTGCGTATGCCTTTTACCGAGCTGCAGGGTCTGTTGCAGGCCATTTTTCAGCGCCATGACTGCAGCGAGAGCGTGGCCCGGGTGCTGGCTTACAACTGCGCCAGCGCCCAGCGCGATGGTGCTCACAGCCACGGCGTATTCCGTATGCCTGGCTACGTCTCGACGTTGGCCAGCGGTTGGGTCGATGGCCAGGCCACACCGAAGGTCAGCGACGTAGCGGCCGGTTATGTACGTGTCGATGCAGCGGGCGGCTTTGCCCAGCCGGCGTTGGCAGCGGCCCGTGAGCTGTTGGTAGCCAAAGCGCGCAACGCGGGTATTGCCGTGCTGGCGATCCACAACTCGCACCACTTCGCCGCGCTGTGGCCGGATGTAGAACCGTTCGCCGACGAGGGCCTGGTGGCACTGAGCGTGGTCAACAGCATGACCTGCGTGGTGCCGCATGGCGCACGCAAGCCCCTGTTCGGTACCAACCCCATCGCTTTTGCGGCGCCGTGTGCCGAACACGATCCGATCGTTTTCGACATGGCCACCAGCGCCATGGCCCACGGTGACGTGCAGATTGCCGCGCGTGCCGGCCAGCAACTGCCGGAAGGCATGGGCGTGGACGCCAATGGCGAACCGACCACCGACCCCTTGGCCATTCTCGAAGGCGGCGCCTTGCTGCCGTTTGGCGGGCACAAGGGTTCGGCGTTGTCGATGATGGTCGAGTTGCTGGCGGCGGCGCTGACCGGGGGTAATTTCTCTTGGGAATTCGACTGGTCGGGCCACCCGGGGGCGAAGACACCCTGGACCGGGCAGCTGCTTATCGTCATCGACCCCGGCAAGGCAGAAGGCGAGCAATTTGCCCAGCGCAGCCGCGAACTGGTGGAGCAGATGCAGGCGGTGGGCCTGACGCGTATGCCGGGTGAGCGGCGCTATCGTGAGCGCGAGGTGGCCGAGGAGGAGGGGGTGGCGCTAACCGAGCAGGAGCTGCAGGGGCTGAAAGCGCTGCTTGGCTGA
- a CDS encoding amino acid aminotransferase produces the protein MFKHVDAYAGDPILSLMETFKADPRADKVNLSIGLYYDEAGVVPQLAAVDAVEKRIAGQDHEASLYLPMEGLASYRQAIQALLFGADHPAVTGGRVATVQTVGGSGALKVGADFLKRYFPQAEVWVSNPTWDNHRAIFEGAGFKVHTYPYFDQATRGVDFDGMLATLQTLPANSVVLLHPCCHNPTGADLTQNQWQQVVEVVKARQLIPFLDIAYQGFAEGLVEDAYAIREMARAGVPCLVSNSFSKIFSLYGERVGGLSVVCDDDATAQSVLGQLKATVRRNYSSPPNFGAQLVAGVLSDAALNAQWAEEVEVMRKRILDMRQALVDALAVLLPGQDFQFFLRQRGMFSYTGFSVEQVRRLRDEFGVYLIDSGRVCMSGLRPANLQQVAEAFAAVQK, from the coding sequence GTGTTCAAACATGTCGATGCCTATGCCGGCGACCCGATCCTCTCGCTGATGGAAACCTTCAAGGCCGACCCGCGCGCCGACAAGGTCAACCTGAGTATCGGCCTGTATTACGATGAGGCTGGCGTAGTACCGCAACTGGCGGCTGTGGATGCGGTGGAAAAACGCATTGCCGGCCAGGACCACGAAGCGTCCCTTTACCTGCCGATGGAAGGCCTGGCCAGCTACCGCCAGGCCATCCAGGCGCTGCTGTTCGGTGCCGATCACCCGGCCGTGACCGGCGGTCGCGTGGCCACTGTGCAGACTGTGGGTGGCTCCGGCGCCCTGAAAGTCGGTGCCGACTTCCTCAAGCGCTACTTCCCGCAGGCCGAAGTCTGGGTCAGCAACCCGACCTGGGACAACCACCGCGCCATCTTCGAAGGCGCCGGCTTCAAGGTGCACACCTACCCGTATTTTGACCAGGCCACCCGTGGCGTGGACTTCGACGGCATGCTGGCTACCCTGCAGACCCTGCCGGCCAACAGCGTGGTACTGCTGCACCCGTGCTGCCATAACCCCACCGGTGCCGACCTTACGCAAAACCAGTGGCAACAAGTGGTCGAAGTGGTCAAGGCACGCCAGCTGATCCCGTTCCTCGACATCGCCTACCAAGGCTTCGCCGAAGGCCTGGTGGAAGACGCCTACGCCATCCGCGAAATGGCCCGCGCCGGTGTACCGTGCCTGGTCAGCAACTCGTTCTCGAAGATCTTCTCGCTGTACGGCGAGCGGGTAGGGGGGCTGTCGGTGGTCTGCGACGATGACGCCACTGCCCAGAGCGTGCTGGGCCAGCTCAAGGCAACCGTGCGCCGCAACTACTCCAGCCCGCCCAATTTTGGCGCCCAGCTGGTTGCAGGCGTGCTCAGCGATGCAGCCCTCAATGCCCAGTGGGCCGAGGAAGTCGAAGTGATGCGCAAGCGTATCCTCGACATGCGTCAGGCGCTGGTCGATGCCCTGGCCGTGCTGCTGCCAGGCCAGGACTTCCAGTTCTTCCTGCGCCAGCGTGGCATGTTCAGCTACACCGGCTTCAGCGTCGAGCAAGTGCGCCGCCTGCGTGACGAGTTTGGCGTGTACCTGATCGACAGTGGCCGCGTGTGCATGTCCGGTCTGCGCCCGGCCAACCTGCAACAGGTTGCCGAAGCGTTCGCTGCTGTTCAGAAATAA
- a CDS encoding RHS repeat-associated core domain-containing protein codes for MKLFYCAGKVHSLKSEDGVRQVIRHDREVLVERGASSYMTWGDKQASVFGGMGPVGVHGKSYTVYGVHEFAAETVGLIGFSGYYFDALSTCYLLGNGYRSYSPRMMRFLSPDSLSPFDLGGLNAYGYCSGDPINRVDDNGRFWGWALSVKVVSFKVRRSNRFEVRRQITSAGGEWGEVKVAKLDQGFKVEFDKAPINKLSVDDMAPIKSFVLYRSMQNAKRAYIAGAVYRLDVPRKGMFEMQYDKVNEMVRKLRETGSRAEYQRAHTANMAKIDYWMAEMKKNRDAEAIRLGGLLKQPE; via the coding sequence GTGAAGCTATTCTATTGCGCAGGAAAAGTGCATAGCCTGAAGTCGGAGGATGGCGTTCGGCAGGTCATTCGCCATGATAGAGAAGTGCTGGTAGAGCGGGGCGCTAGTAGCTACATGACCTGGGGGGATAAGCAGGCTTCAGTTTTTGGGGGCATGGGGCCAGTCGGGGTTCATGGAAAAAGCTATACCGTCTACGGCGTTCATGAATTTGCTGCTGAAACAGTCGGCCTCATCGGCTTTTCAGGGTATTACTTCGACGCATTGTCCACTTGTTATCTGCTGGGCAACGGTTATCGTAGCTACAGCCCGAGGATGATGCGTTTCTTGTCACCCGATAGCCTGAGCCCGTTTGATTTAGGAGGTCTGAACGCTTATGGCTATTGTTCCGGAGACCCGATTAATCGTGTAGATGATAATGGCCGATTCTGGGGCTGGGCATTGAGCGTGAAAGTTGTAAGTTTCAAGGTTCGTAGAAGTAACAGGTTTGAGGTCAGGAGACAAATTACGTCTGCTGGGGGGGAGTGGGGGGAGGTCAAGGTTGCCAAGCTTGATCAAGGCTTTAAAGTAGAGTTTGATAAGGCGCCCATAAATAAACTAAGCGTTGATGATATGGCTCCTATTAAGTCGTTCGTTCTGTATCGATCTATGCAAAATGCTAAGCGTGCCTATATAGCCGGGGCCGTATATAGGTTAGATGTTCCGCGAAAGGGCATGTTTGAAATGCAGTATGATAAAGTAAATGAAATGGTCAGAAAGTTACGCGAAACCGGAAGCCGTGCAGAGTACCAGCGTGCCCACACAGCGAACATGGCGAAAATAGATTATTGGATGGCGGAAATGAAAAAAAATCGCGATGCGGAGGCTATTCGGCTAGGCGGCCTTCTGAAGCAACCTGAGTAG
- a CDS encoding serine/threonine transporter, translating to MNEQAPSVEQRFVESTPATLGSWARHDTTWMLGLFGTAIGAGTLFLPINAGLGGFWPLLILAVLAFPMTYFAHRGLTRFVLSGRNGGDITEVVKEHFGSNAGAAITVLYFFAIFPILLIYSVALTNTVSSFIEHQLHMQPPPRVILSFVLILGLLAIVRCGEQATVKVMSLLVYPFIVALALLGLYLVPHWTGGILDSATQVPPASAFLHTLWLAIPVMVFSFNHSPIISAFAVDQKRRYGEHADERSGQILRRAHLLMVVMVLFFVFSCVLTLGSAQLAEAKAQNLSILSYLANHFSNPTIEFAAPLIAFVAIAKSFLGHYIGASEGLKGIIAKTGARPGAKTLDRVVAALMLVVCWIVATLNPSILGMIESLGGPILAVLLFLMPMYAIHRVPSMRKYSGAASNVFVVVVGLVALTSVVYGLLG from the coding sequence ATGAATGAGCAGGCCCCAAGCGTTGAACAACGCTTTGTAGAATCGACCCCCGCCACTCTCGGCAGCTGGGCGCGTCACGACACCACCTGGATGCTGGGCCTGTTCGGCACGGCCATTGGCGCCGGGACCCTGTTCCTGCCGATCAACGCCGGGCTTGGCGGTTTCTGGCCGCTGCTGATCCTGGCTGTACTGGCCTTCCCAATGACCTACTTCGCCCACCGCGGGTTGACCCGCTTCGTGCTCTCCGGGCGCAATGGTGGCGACATCACCGAAGTGGTCAAAGAGCACTTCGGCAGTAACGCCGGTGCCGCGATCACCGTGCTCTACTTCTTCGCGATCTTCCCCATCCTGCTTATCTATAGCGTGGCACTGACCAACACCGTGTCCAGCTTCATCGAGCACCAGTTGCACATGCAGCCGCCGCCGCGTGTGATCCTGTCGTTCGTACTGATCCTCGGCCTGCTGGCCATCGTGCGCTGTGGCGAGCAGGCCACTGTCAAGGTCATGAGCCTGCTGGTGTACCCGTTCATCGTCGCCCTGGCCCTGCTGGGCCTGTACCTGGTGCCGCATTGGACCGGTGGCATCCTCGACAGCGCCACTCAGGTGCCGCCGGCCTCGGCCTTCCTGCACACCCTGTGGCTGGCCATTCCGGTAATGGTGTTCTCGTTCAACCACTCGCCGATCATTTCGGCCTTCGCCGTCGACCAGAAACGCCGCTACGGCGAGCATGCCGACGAGCGTAGCGGCCAGATCCTGCGCCGTGCCCACCTGCTGATGGTGGTGATGGTGCTGTTCTTCGTGTTCAGCTGCGTGCTCACCCTGGGCAGCGCCCAACTGGCCGAAGCCAAGGCACAGAACCTGTCGATCCTGTCGTACCTGGCCAACCACTTCAGCAACCCGACCATCGAGTTCGCTGCGCCGCTGATCGCCTTCGTGGCCATCGCCAAGTCGTTCCTGGGCCATTACATCGGTGCCAGTGAAGGCCTCAAGGGTATTATCGCCAAGACCGGTGCACGCCCGGGTGCCAAAACCCTGGACCGCGTGGTAGCCGCGTTGATGCTGGTGGTGTGCTGGATCGTTGCCACCCTCAACCCGAGCATCCTCGGCATGATCGAATCGCTCGGCGGCCCGATCCTTGCGGTGCTGTTGTTCCTGATGCCGATGTACGCCATCCACCGTGTACCGTCGATGCGCAAGTACAGCGGTGCAGCCTCCAACGTGTTCGTTGTAGTGGTCGGCCTGGTTGCGTTGACCTCGGTGGTGTACGGCCTGCTGGGCTGA